In one window of Cydia pomonella isolate Wapato2018A chromosome 16, ilCydPomo1, whole genome shotgun sequence DNA:
- the LOC133526304 gene encoding pre-mRNA-splicing factor Syf2, with protein sequence MSEAESAGPSASGKEMTFAEKQAERMKRLRTLHSARNEARTHNHQEVVAEEARNKLPANYEAKRRQAEWLVDDQKKRDEAESQGKDYDRVKLLNISAVEAERLERKKKKKNPDQGFSTYEQATVRQYNRLVKNMPTADMEQYEKQKQKYGDAFYGGPNVIIHGMHQDRKDAVDKMVDDLEGQIAKRSKYSRRRIHNDDADIDYINERNAKFNKKLERFYGEHTAEIKQNLERGTAI encoded by the coding sequence atgagtGAAGCAGAGTCAGCGGGACCTTCTGCTTCAGGCAAGGAAATGACATTCGCAGAGAAACAAGCAGAACGCATGAAGAGACTGCGCACTCTGCACTCCGCCAGAAATGAGGCTAGAACGCACAATCACCAGGAAGTCGTGGCTGAAGAGGCGAGAAACAAGCTGCCCGCGAACTATGAGGCCAAGCGACGACAGGCGGAGTGGCTCGTCGACGACCAGAAGAAACGAGACGAAGCGGAGTCACAAGGCAAAGATTACGACAGAGTTAAATTACTGAATATCTCCGCAGTCGAAGCGGAGCGTTTAGAGcgtaaaaagaaaaagaaaaatccAGACCAAGGGTTCTCTACATATGAGCAAGCGACAGTGAGGCAATACAACAGATTAGTTAAAAACATGCCAACAGCAGATATGGAGCAATACGAGAAACAGAAACAAAAATACGGCGATGCGTTTTACGGCGGCCCTAACGTTATCATTCACGGCATGCACCAGGACCGGAAGGACGCTGTCGACAAGATGGTGGACGACTTGGAAGGTCAGATCGCCAAGCGCTCGAAATATTCGCGCAGACGTATTCATAACGATGACGCGGACATTGATTACATTAATGAGAGGAATGCTAAGTTCAATAAGAAGCTGGAGAGATTCTACGGAGAGCACACTGCTGAGATTAAACAGAATTTGGAGCGTGGTACTGCCATTTAA
- the LOC133526441 gene encoding proteoglycan 4 isoform X2 yields MSAPTESAASLSACACTNISLMQLFHELKQKFPSVPDHVVSSTIELYCHDKQACETQLHSEVKASLTHAYHASSSAAARHHEHKLSTPAKCRNQPIFKHEAPKLTAINAVTCQAPQTAVLSTCITDENENNKVNTDANQNVVEPKAFIKEENVNNSSPVTVINIDNCCAKYSAESPSDLELSNETPKEQASTPQSNPPEPESTNYRILKSNKVRCNLHEKLEKGKGKKTINKEEPKVTINKEEPKGKEGTLETDSPPPSELVQEKPKRPNTLDFIKPNPDIAFKPHVESEPCRSVSPAPPKQEPPKEPTPGTYRPERGFSERPDRFPVNVSVNVNCHMDYGYDPWLEDFHSPRPITSVNLTVCTPTSNMASPVRDREDDFEGHVLVTVSPSTARAPPRRRAPPPPAAAATQERLEPRPTRAAPAPPESSHVPDRSLIERQKERLGRLARALAQERTRLAQLTREARVLSAPLPTPAQRQQLRDDVQRLRAQCDHLTKRVELSAPSLEQEESDNFYNNIYTGQRPPASWKCHMCTFLNHPLLDKCEECDMPRIVIVRAHEGITVRLMPGRRKIVRSWVL; encoded by the exons ATGTCTGCCCCGACCGAGAGCGCCGCCAGCCTCTCCGCCTGTGCCTGCACTAACATATCGCTTATGCAATTGTTCCACGAGCTCAAGCAGAAGTTCCCGAGCGTACCCGACCATGTTGTGTCTAGCACCATCGAGCTGTACTGCCACGACAAACAAGCCTGTGAGACACAACTGCACAGCGAAGTCAAGGCCTCCCTAACGCACGCGTACCACGCGTCCTCGTCCGCCGCCGCGCGCCACCACGAGCACAAGCTCAGCACCCCGGCCAAGTGCCGCAACCAGCCCATATTCAAGCATGAGGCCCCTAAACTAACTGCCATTAATGCTGTCACTTGCCAAGCGCCTCAAACAGCTGTATTAAGCACATGCATTACAGATGAGAATGAAAACAATAAGGTAAACACTGATGCTAATCAAAATGTTGTTGAACCTAAAGCCTTTATCAAAGAGGAAAATGTCAATAATTCCTCTCCAGTCACGGTCATAAACATTGACAACTGTTGTGCTAAGTACAGTGCTGAATCACCAAGTGACTTGGAGTTATCAAATGAAACACCTAAAGAACAAGCTAGTACACCTCAGTCTAACCCACCTGAGCCAGAGAGCACAAACTATAGAATACTTAAAAGTAACAAAGTAAGATGCAATTTACATGAGAAATTAGAGAAAGGTAAAGGCAAGAAAACTATTAATAAAGAGGAACCAAAAGTGACTATTAACAAAGAAGAGCCCAAAGGAAAGGAGGGAACCTTGGAAACAGATTCACCACCACCAAGTGAACTGGTACAGGAGAAACCAAAACGGCCGAACACACTTGATTTTATCAAACCAAATCCAGATATTGCATTTAAGCCCCATGTAGAGAGTGAGCCGTGTAGATCTGTCTCACCAGCCCCTCCAAAACAGGAACCCCCTAAAGAACCAACTCCTGGGACATACAGACCTGAAAGAGGGTTTTCAGAGAGACCAGATCGTTTTCCTGTGAATGTTTCAGTTAATGTTAACTGTCATATGGATTATGGCTATGATCCATGGCTAGAAGATTTTCATAGTCCGAGACCCATAACATCTGtaaatttgacagtttgtaCACCAACATCAAACATGGCTAGTCCAGTGAGAGACAGGGAGGATGATTTTGAAGGGCATGTGTTGGTGACGGTGAGTCCTAGTACAGCGCGGGCGCCTCCACGGCGTCGGGCACCGCCCCCGCCCGCTGCAGCAGCCACGCAGGAGCGTCTGGAACCAAGACCGACGCGCGCCGCGCCTGCACCGCCAGAATCATCACATG TTCCAGACCGTTCCCTCATCGAGCGTCAAAAAGAACGCCTCGGGCGCCTCGCGCGGGCCCTAGCGCAGGAGCGAACACGCCTCGCGCAGTTGACTCGAGAAGCTCGCGTACTGTCGGCACCGTTACCAACACCAGCTCAACGACAACAGTTGAGAGATGATGTTCAACGCCTAAGGGCACAGTGCGATCATCTAACCAAGCGTGTAGAGTTGTCTGCGCCGAGTTTAG AGCAAGAAGAATCCGACAACTTCTACAACAACATCTACACGGGGCAGCGGCCGCCGGCCTCGTGGAAGTGCCACATGTGCACGTTCCTCAACCACCCGCTGCTGGACAAGTGCGAGGAGTGCGACATGCCGCGCATCGTCATAG TTCGAGCTCACGAGGGGATCACAGTGCGCCTGATGCCAGGACGCCGGA AAATTGTTCGTTCGTGGGTGTTATGA
- the LOC133526441 gene encoding proteoglycan 4 isoform X1: MSAPTESAASLSACACTNISLMQLFHELKQKFPSVPDHVVSSTIELYCHDKQACETQLHSEVKASLTHAYHASSSAAARHHEHKLSTPAKCRNQPIFKHEAPKLTAINAVTCQAPQTAVLSTCITDENENNKVNTDANQNVVEPKAFIKEENVNNSSPVTVINIDNCCAKYSAESPSDLELSNETPKEQASTPQSNPPEPESTNYRILKSNKVRCNLHEKLEKGKGKKTINKEEPKVTINKEEPKGKEGTLETDSPPPSELVQEKPKRPNTLDFIKPNPDIAFKPHVESEPCRSVSPAPPKQEPPKEPTPGTYRPERGFSERPDRFPVNVSVNVNCHMDYGYDPWLEDFHSPRPITSVNLTVCTPTSNMASPVRDREDDFEGHVLVTVSPSTARAPPRRRAPPPPAAAATQERLEPRPTRAAPAPPESSHVPDRSLIERQKERLGRLARALAQERTRLAQLTREARVLSAPLPTPAQRQQLRDDVQRLRAQCDHLTKRVELSAPSLEQEESDNFYNNIYTGQRPPASWKCHMCTFLNHPLLDKCEECDMPRIVIGTSPALTLDSGFGSFRDKTRNRDQNITDAMDNLRC; this comes from the exons ATGTCTGCCCCGACCGAGAGCGCCGCCAGCCTCTCCGCCTGTGCCTGCACTAACATATCGCTTATGCAATTGTTCCACGAGCTCAAGCAGAAGTTCCCGAGCGTACCCGACCATGTTGTGTCTAGCACCATCGAGCTGTACTGCCACGACAAACAAGCCTGTGAGACACAACTGCACAGCGAAGTCAAGGCCTCCCTAACGCACGCGTACCACGCGTCCTCGTCCGCCGCCGCGCGCCACCACGAGCACAAGCTCAGCACCCCGGCCAAGTGCCGCAACCAGCCCATATTCAAGCATGAGGCCCCTAAACTAACTGCCATTAATGCTGTCACTTGCCAAGCGCCTCAAACAGCTGTATTAAGCACATGCATTACAGATGAGAATGAAAACAATAAGGTAAACACTGATGCTAATCAAAATGTTGTTGAACCTAAAGCCTTTATCAAAGAGGAAAATGTCAATAATTCCTCTCCAGTCACGGTCATAAACATTGACAACTGTTGTGCTAAGTACAGTGCTGAATCACCAAGTGACTTGGAGTTATCAAATGAAACACCTAAAGAACAAGCTAGTACACCTCAGTCTAACCCACCTGAGCCAGAGAGCACAAACTATAGAATACTTAAAAGTAACAAAGTAAGATGCAATTTACATGAGAAATTAGAGAAAGGTAAAGGCAAGAAAACTATTAATAAAGAGGAACCAAAAGTGACTATTAACAAAGAAGAGCCCAAAGGAAAGGAGGGAACCTTGGAAACAGATTCACCACCACCAAGTGAACTGGTACAGGAGAAACCAAAACGGCCGAACACACTTGATTTTATCAAACCAAATCCAGATATTGCATTTAAGCCCCATGTAGAGAGTGAGCCGTGTAGATCTGTCTCACCAGCCCCTCCAAAACAGGAACCCCCTAAAGAACCAACTCCTGGGACATACAGACCTGAAAGAGGGTTTTCAGAGAGACCAGATCGTTTTCCTGTGAATGTTTCAGTTAATGTTAACTGTCATATGGATTATGGCTATGATCCATGGCTAGAAGATTTTCATAGTCCGAGACCCATAACATCTGtaaatttgacagtttgtaCACCAACATCAAACATGGCTAGTCCAGTGAGAGACAGGGAGGATGATTTTGAAGGGCATGTGTTGGTGACGGTGAGTCCTAGTACAGCGCGGGCGCCTCCACGGCGTCGGGCACCGCCCCCGCCCGCTGCAGCAGCCACGCAGGAGCGTCTGGAACCAAGACCGACGCGCGCCGCGCCTGCACCGCCAGAATCATCACATG TTCCAGACCGTTCCCTCATCGAGCGTCAAAAAGAACGCCTCGGGCGCCTCGCGCGGGCCCTAGCGCAGGAGCGAACACGCCTCGCGCAGTTGACTCGAGAAGCTCGCGTACTGTCGGCACCGTTACCAACACCAGCTCAACGACAACAGTTGAGAGATGATGTTCAACGCCTAAGGGCACAGTGCGATCATCTAACCAAGCGTGTAGAGTTGTCTGCGCCGAGTTTAG AGCAAGAAGAATCCGACAACTTCTACAACAACATCTACACGGGGCAGCGGCCGCCGGCCTCGTGGAAGTGCCACATGTGCACGTTCCTCAACCACCCGCTGCTGGACAAGTGCGAGGAGTGCGACATGCCGCGCATCGTCATAGGTACGTCGCCCGCGCTCACCCTCGACTCCGGCTTCGGCTCCTTCCGAGACAAAACCAGAAACAGGGACCAAAACATAACTGACGCTATGGACAATttacgctgttaa
- the LOC133526445 gene encoding ragulator complex protein LAMTOR3 homolog — MVDDLRKYLNHLLEKVNGLHSIIITDRDGVPLVRAVTERAPQLALRPNFISTFGMATDQASKLGLGRNKTIISMYSSYQVIQMNKLPLVITFIGSDNCNTGHILSLESQIEPFLKDLAAVVQDAP; from the exons ATGGTTGATGATTTGCGTAAATATTTAAACCATTTACTGGAAAA AGTAAATGGCTTACATAGCATAATAATAACAGACAGAGATGGAGTCCCTCTGGTGCGTGCGGTGACTGAGAGGGCGCCGCAGCTTGCGCTTAGGCCTAATTTCATATCAACGTTCGGTATGGCGACTGATCAGGCCAGTAAACTTGGTTTAGGGCGGAACAAGACTATCATATCAATGTATTCCAGTTATCAG GTAATACAAATGAACAAGCTGCCTCTAGTGATAACTTTCATTGGCAGCGACAACTGCAATACTGGCCACATCCTATCTTTAGAGAGTCAGATAGAACCATTCCTCAAAGACCTGGCTGCTGTAGTCCAGGATGCACCTTGA